A genomic window from Methanobacterium sp. BRmetb2 includes:
- a CDS encoding 50S ribosomal protein L18: MAHGSRYKVAFKRRREGKTDYGARLNLIEVDKSRLVVRITNNHVITQIINVAPEGDETLISAHSRELKNMGWLGNTKNITAAYLTGYLCGKKALKEGITDAVLDIGLKSPIKGSKIFAALKGAVDAGLEIPHNDVILPEDSRIQGEHIVEYAKTLDEDELKKKFSQYLDNGLSPTDLPNHFEEIKQKITDEVS, encoded by the coding sequence GGAAGGAAAAACAGATTACGGGGCAAGATTAAACCTTATCGAAGTTGATAAGTCAAGACTTGTAGTAAGAATAACCAATAATCATGTTATAACACAGATTATAAATGTTGCTCCTGAAGGTGATGAAACATTAATATCTGCACATTCCAGAGAACTTAAAAATATGGGATGGCTGGGGAATACTAAGAATATTACTGCAGCATATCTAACCGGATATTTATGTGGTAAAAAAGCATTAAAAGAAGGGATAACTGATGCAGTATTGGATATTGGTTTAAAATCACCAATAAAAGGTTCTAAAATATTTGCTGCTTTGAAAGGCGCAGTAGACGCAGGCCTTGAAATTCCTCATAATGATGTTATTCTCCCTGAAGACTCAAGAATCCAAGGAGAACATATAGTAGAATACGCTAAAACTCTAGATGAAGATGAACTTAAAAAGAAATTTTCACAATACTTAGATAATGGCCTATCACCTACAGATCTCCCTAACCATTTTGAAGAAATAAAGCAGAAAATAACGGATGAGGTATCATAA
- the rpsE gene encoding 30S ribosomal protein S5, protein MMNYNKEEWEPKTKLGYMVKEGTITDIDEIFEKGLPIMELEIVDTLLPDLEEEVMDVNLVQRMHKSGRKVNFRVIVAVGNKDGYVGLGQGKAKEVGPAIRKAVDDAKFNIIKVRRGCGDWGCVCGKQHTVPFKVTGKSGSVRVTLIPAPGGVGLSIGDVGKTLMKLGGIDDVWSQTMGQTQTTVNFAFAVFDALKQLTKVKASQKELKNLGVPV, encoded by the coding sequence ATAATGAATTATAATAAGGAAGAATGGGAACCCAAAACTAAATTGGGATACATGGTGAAGGAAGGTACCATCACCGATATTGACGAAATATTCGAAAAAGGCCTTCCCATAATGGAACTGGAAATAGTTGACACTTTACTACCAGATCTAGAAGAAGAAGTAATGGATGTAAATCTTGTACAGAGAATGCATAAATCTGGTCGGAAAGTTAACTTTCGAGTAATTGTTGCAGTAGGTAACAAAGATGGTTATGTTGGGCTGGGTCAAGGAAAAGCCAAAGAAGTAGGACCAGCCATAAGAAAAGCAGTCGACGATGCTAAGTTTAACATTATAAAAGTTAGAAGAGGTTGCGGAGATTGGGGATGTGTATGTGGAAAACAACACACTGTTCCCTTCAAAGTAACTGGCAAAAGTGGTAGTGTACGAGTAACACTCATACCTGCACCGGGAGGAGTTGGTCTTTCCATAGGAGACGTTGGTAAAACTTTAATGAAGCTCGGTGGGATTGACGATGTTTGGTCACAGACCATGGGTCAGACTCAAACCACAGTGAACTTTGCATTCGCAGTTTTTGATGCTCTTAAGCAACTAACAAAAGTCAAAGCAAGCCAAAAAGAATTAAAAAACCTTGGCGTCCCTGTATAA
- the rpmD gene encoding 50S ribosomal protein L30, whose product MITAIRVRGTAGVNKDINDTLLMLKLNRINHAVLIPENPSYQGMLVKSKDYITWGEIDEESLSQLIKERGELIGGNKVTDAYLKENTDYSSIMDLSKALLESKVKLEDVNIKPVFRLHPPRKGYENTKKSFKEGGSLGYREDQIKDLIKKMV is encoded by the coding sequence ATGATAACAGCAATAAGGGTAAGAGGTACTGCTGGTGTAAATAAAGATATTAATGACACTTTATTAATGTTAAAACTTAACAGAATAAATCACGCAGTATTAATCCCGGAAAATCCAAGTTATCAGGGAATGTTAGTTAAATCAAAGGACTACATAACCTGGGGAGAAATTGATGAAGAATCCTTATCTCAACTTATTAAAGAGAGAGGTGAGCTGATCGGAGGTAACAAAGTTACTGATGCTTACCTTAAAGAGAACACTGACTATTCATCAATAATGGATTTATCCAAAGCACTTTTAGAATCAAAAGTTAAATTAGAAGATGTTAACATTAAACCTGTTTTCAGGTTACACCCTCCTCGTAAGGGATATGAAAATACCAAAAAATCCTTTAAAGAAGGTGGAAGCCTGGGATACAGGGAAGATCAGATTAAAGATCTCATAAAAAAAATGGTTTAA
- a CDS encoding 50S ribosomal protein L15 — protein MIRRKRKITKMRGSRTVGGGCSKKRRGAGHKGGKGMAGGHKHMWTWMVKYDPNHYGKYGFKRPPSSIAKIDTVNLSYLDEKSEELLEKGLATKEKDKIVIDITDLGYDKLLGSGKITKPLIIKAPSFSNLAEKKVQDVGGEIVTL, from the coding sequence ATGATAAGAAGAAAAAGAAAAATAACCAAAATGAGAGGCTCCCGGACAGTCGGAGGCGGCTGTTCTAAGAAAAGAAGAGGAGCAGGCCATAAAGGTGGAAAAGGAATGGCCGGTGGCCACAAACATATGTGGACATGGATGGTTAAGTACGATCCAAATCATTACGGTAAATATGGATTTAAAAGGCCACCATCAAGCATAGCTAAAATTGATACAGTTAATTTAAGTTATTTGGATGAAAAATCAGAGGAATTATTAGAAAAAGGATTAGCTACCAAAGAAAAAGATAAAATTGTAATAGACATCACAGATCTTGGCTATGATAAATTGTTAGGAAGCGGTAAAATAACCAAACCCCTTATTATTAAAGCTCCTTCTTTCTCAAATCTAGCTGAAAAAAAGGTCCAGGATGTTGGGGGAGAAATAGTTACCCTTTAA
- a CDS encoding preprotein translocase subunit SecY → MIEKLQPFFSILPEVKSPVHRISFRDKLKWTGIILILYFFLTQIPLYGLSPLAVDQFAQLRAVLAGNFGSILTLGIGPIVSASIVLQLLVGGKIINLDLSRHEDKAIFQGTQKLLAIVFVLFEALVMVLTGAISATSPDFLWILILQMFVGGVLVIFLDEVISKWGFGSGVGLFIAAGVAQQMIVGTFNFLSSPTQPGVPAGKIPAFIYSLTIGQPSFDYLIPVFATIAVFLVVVYAESMRVEIPLSYGGVKGARGKYPLRFIYASNMPVILTSALLLNVQLFANIFQRIGFPILGTFSNGQAITGLAYFLTPPYSIDQLLTEPLRVLFYGVVFILACVLFSWLWVGLSGIGPKQVAKQLQGMGMQIPGFRSNRKQFEKILKRYIPIITILGGAFVGLLAFGADLTGALGGGTGVLLTVGIVYRLYEEIAQEQLMDMHPMLRKFLGD, encoded by the coding sequence TTGATTGAAAAACTACAGCCATTTTTTTCCATACTACCTGAGGTCAAATCACCAGTGCACAGAATTTCTTTTAGAGATAAACTCAAATGGACAGGTATAATCCTCATATTATATTTCTTTTTGACCCAGATACCATTGTATGGACTAAGCCCATTAGCAGTAGACCAGTTTGCACAGCTTAGAGCAGTACTGGCAGGTAACTTTGGTTCAATCCTTACCTTAGGGATAGGCCCCATTGTTTCTGCATCTATCGTGCTGCAGCTTCTTGTCGGTGGAAAAATTATAAATCTTGATCTCTCTCGACACGAGGATAAGGCAATATTCCAGGGAACACAAAAACTCCTTGCAATTGTTTTCGTTTTATTTGAAGCATTAGTGATGGTACTAACCGGCGCAATTTCTGCCACTTCACCAGATTTTCTATGGATCCTTATACTGCAAATGTTTGTAGGAGGAGTATTGGTAATATTCCTGGATGAAGTAATTTCTAAGTGGGGATTCGGAAGTGGTGTAGGATTATTTATTGCTGCCGGAGTAGCACAACAGATGATTGTAGGAACATTCAACTTCTTATCATCACCAACTCAGCCGGGAGTACCTGCAGGTAAGATACCTGCATTTATTTACTCACTAACTATAGGACAACCTTCGTTTGACTATTTAATACCTGTGTTTGCAACTATAGCTGTTTTCCTGGTTGTAGTATATGCAGAAAGTATGAGGGTAGAAATACCATTATCTTACGGCGGTGTTAAAGGTGCCAGAGGTAAATATCCTCTTAGGTTTATCTATGCCAGTAATATGCCGGTTATTCTGACCAGCGCATTACTATTGAATGTACAACTGTTTGCCAACATATTCCAGAGAATAGGATTTCCAATTTTGGGTACCTTTTCCAATGGTCAGGCCATTACTGGATTGGCATATTTCTTAACCCCACCATATTCAATAGATCAACTTTTAACTGAACCTTTAAGAGTTCTATTCTATGGAGTGGTATTCATATTGGCTTGTGTCCTGTTCTCATGGCTTTGGGTAGGATTAAGTGGAATTGGGCCTAAACAAGTGGCAAAACAGCTTCAAGGAATGGGGATGCAGATTCCAGGTTTTAGAAGTAATAGAAAACAGTTTGAAAAGATATTAAAAAGGTATATTCCAATTATAACTATTTTAGGCGGAGCATTTGTAGGATTATTAGCGTTCGGGGCAGATCTTACCGGTGCATTAGGAGGAGGTACAGGTGTACTTCTGACTGTAGGTATCGTCTACAGATTGTATGAAGAAATTGCTCAAGAACAATTAATGGATATGCACCCAATGCTTAGAAAGTTCTTAGGTGATTAA
- a CDS encoding adenylate kinase (catalyzes the formation of 2 ADP from AMP and ATP), with protein MKVVVLAGIPGSGSTTVLNHALENLNYINVNYGDEMLKIAQEEGLVEHRDALRKLSPDIQKKVQKNAAKSIREKAEKTNIIVDTHCTIKTPSGFLPGLPKWVLDELQPDVFVLIEADGDEILLRRITDETRKRDMEKLKDIELHQEMNRAVSMAYAALTGATVKIIENHDNLLEKSVEEMVNTLK; from the coding sequence ATGAAAGTTGTCGTATTAGCCGGAATTCCAGGATCAGGAAGTACTACAGTATTAAATCATGCTTTGGAAAATCTCAATTACATAAATGTGAACTATGGAGATGAGATGTTAAAGATAGCTCAAGAAGAGGGGTTAGTTGAACATCGAGACGCTTTAAGAAAATTATCTCCAGATATACAAAAAAAAGTTCAGAAAAATGCGGCTAAAAGTATTAGAGAAAAAGCCGAGAAAACCAACATTATTGTTGATACTCATTGTACCATAAAAACACCATCTGGATTTTTGCCGGGACTTCCCAAATGGGTTTTAGATGAACTCCAGCCAGATGTTTTCGTATTGATTGAAGCTGATGGCGATGAAATCCTGCTGAGGAGAATAACTGATGAAACAAGAAAAAGGGATATGGAAAAATTAAAGGATATTGAGCTTCATCAAGAAATGAACCGGGCGGTATCAATGGCATACGCAGCCCTAACCGGTGCAACAGTTAAAATTATTGAAAATCATGATAATTTACTAGAGAAATCTGTTGAAGAAATGGTAAATACATTAAAATGA
- a CDS encoding 50S ribosomal protein L34e, translated as MPELRYRSRSYKRTFKKTPGGKTVLHYKKKKPSKHVCAECNKPLHAVPRGRPYQIGKLSKSKKRPNRPYGGYLCPECSRRLFKKEARK; from the coding sequence ATGCCCGAATTAAGATACAGATCTAGATCATACAAGAGAACATTTAAAAAAACCCCTGGAGGAAAAACAGTATTACATTATAAGAAGAAAAAACCCAGCAAACATGTGTGTGCTGAATGTAACAAGCCTCTTCATGCTGTTCCACGGGGAAGACCATACCAAATAGGAAAACTTTCCAAATCAAAAAAGAGACCTAACCGGCCATACGGTGGATATCTCTGTCCTGAATGTTCTCGTAGATTGTTCAAGAAAGAGGCAAGAAAATAA
- a CDS encoding cytidylate kinase (catalyzes the formation of (d)CDP from ATP and (d)CMP) → MIITIGGLAGSGTTTVAKILSEKMNMPLISAGDIFRQMAAEKGMDILEFSEFAENNINIDIEIDKRQAAIAKKKDNLIVEGRLSAFFVDAQLKLWFMAPLDIRAQRIGQREDKTFDIVKKEVIIREESETKRYWDIHNINIKDMDVYDFIINTNRFEAENVADIILKVTEVI, encoded by the coding sequence ATGATTATTACTATCGGTGGATTAGCAGGAAGTGGAACAACCACTGTTGCTAAAATATTATCTGAAAAAATGAACATGCCTCTTATTTCTGCAGGCGATATATTTCGTCAAATGGCAGCTGAAAAAGGTATGGACATTTTAGAATTCAGTGAATTCGCCGAGAATAATATAAATATTGACATAGAAATTGATAAAAGACAAGCTGCAATAGCTAAAAAAAAAGACAATTTAATTGTTGAAGGACGTTTATCAGCTTTTTTTGTGGATGCTCAGCTTAAATTATGGTTTATGGCTCCTTTAGATATACGAGCTCAACGTATAGGTCAAAGAGAAGATAAAACATTTGACATTGTTAAAAAAGAAGTTATCATAAGAGAAGAGAGCGAGACAAAACGGTACTGGGATATACACAACATTAACATTAAGGATATGGATGTGTATGACTTTATTATAAATACCAATCGTTTTGAAGCTGAAAACGTTGCAGATATTATATTAAAAGTAACAGAGGTGATTTAA
- a CDS encoding 50S ribosomal protein L14e, which translates to MPAIEVGRICVKTAGREAGEKCVIVEVIDDKFVEVIGTSVKNRKCNIKHLEPLEQTIEIKSEDPEAIKKDLEKAVA; encoded by the coding sequence ATGCCAGCAATAGAAGTAGGAAGAATCTGTGTTAAAACTGCAGGAAGAGAAGCAGGAGAAAAATGTGTAATTGTTGAAGTTATCGATGATAAATTCGTAGAAGTAATTGGTACATCTGTAAAAAACAGAAAATGCAATATAAAGCATTTAGAACCTTTAGAACAGACCATAGAAATTAAATCCGAGGATCCTGAAGCAATAAAAAAGGATCTGGAGAAAGCTGTTGCTTAA
- a CDS encoding RNA-guided pseudouridylation complex pseudouridine synthase subunit Cbf5 has protein sequence MVNFLIKAETESDPSYGCLPNERSIEEHINKGVINLDKPPGPTSHEVDSWVKKILNVEKTGHGGTLDPRVTGVLPIGINQATRVIQLLLEAGKEYVCLMRLHKKVTESKIRKILNEFQGKIFQTPPIKAAVKRELRVRNIYYVNILEIDGQDVLFKIGCEAGTYIRKYCHDIGEALGCGAHMAELRRTKAGPFKEDETLITLQDLTDAYYWWKNEDNPKYLRKYILPMESAVEHLPKLFIRDSAVDAISHGADLASGGIVSLQDNIKKDDTVAVLTQKGELVASGKSLGTSNEIYKKNKGIVVDIKKVFMEPGTYPKMWK, from the coding sequence ATGGTAAATTTTCTTATAAAGGCAGAAACAGAATCTGATCCTTCTTATGGATGTCTGCCCAATGAGAGGTCCATTGAAGAACATATAAATAAAGGTGTTATAAACTTAGATAAACCTCCTGGTCCTACATCCCATGAAGTTGATTCATGGGTTAAAAAAATTCTAAATGTGGAAAAAACCGGCCACGGAGGTACTCTAGATCCTCGAGTTACAGGAGTACTGCCAATTGGAATAAACCAGGCCACAAGAGTTATTCAATTATTACTTGAGGCAGGAAAAGAATACGTCTGTCTCATGAGACTTCACAAAAAGGTCACAGAATCCAAGATACGTAAAATTTTAAATGAATTCCAGGGAAAAATATTTCAAACCCCGCCAATTAAAGCCGCAGTAAAGCGGGAATTGAGAGTTCGTAACATTTATTACGTTAACATTCTAGAGATTGATGGCCAAGATGTCCTTTTTAAAATAGGATGTGAAGCCGGAACATATATTCGGAAATATTGTCATGATATTGGTGAAGCATTAGGATGCGGAGCTCATATGGCTGAACTTAGAAGAACTAAGGCTGGTCCTTTCAAGGAGGATGAAACATTAATCACTCTCCAGGATCTAACTGACGCATACTATTGGTGGAAAAATGAGGATAATCCCAAATACCTTCGAAAGTACATATTACCTATGGAATCTGCTGTAGAACATCTTCCTAAATTATTTATAAGGGATTCGGCTGTAGATGCAATCTCTCATGGAGCAGATCTTGCATCGGGTGGAATAGTATCATTACAGGATAATATAAAAAAGGATGATACTGTGGCAGTCTTAACACAGAAAGGTGAACTGGTGGCTTCCGGCAAAAGCCTGGGAACATCTAATGAAATTTACAAAAAAAATAAGGGCATTGTGGTGGACATAAAAAAGGTTTTTATGGAACCGGGAACATACCCTAAGATGTG